In Sphaeramia orbicularis chromosome 5, fSphaOr1.1, whole genome shotgun sequence, a genomic segment contains:
- the frs3 gene encoding fibroblast growth factor receptor substrate 2 produces the protein MGSCWSCLYRDPIRDNHLTKFKVTNVDDEGNELGSGIMELTQTELILHTRKRDAIRWPYLCLRRYGYDSNLFSFESGRRCQTGQGIFAFKCSRAEEIFNLLQELMQCNSINVVEESMMMTRSGHTPEMEMSRTPQTPNTPAFPVQAFPNGYPGYPLRGDSQPSLADDHGHSLMGLEDQTHTYVNTVTMEGDLSMRHCVHSLPEVRPSTFPETARGPMPVGGQGNTQSNLRCCPLEEHKDPQVFLQPSSQEVKFMLGPTPAQRHLLERERERERERERERERERERHGHNPHNLQPVEGATGSETEGDEPSMHMCNSLSYHHFHHHTHRHPGHEHSDSCQSGELTYENINGLRNARKQRLSPSSVSQSVGSSSSSSTGDSHSHSLLHPHPHGPASLPPQGYACERGMGGGHRRTALLNYENLPSLPPVWEYSALQRDDEQEEEDDEQDEEEYEEEEEDFDEYEFSEGPGTPNGYHQDSRGIHRDALQNYVNTEQVQPPRLRHACPPHPRPFQPDRGGRIFSFDIRRRSRSGVGGCEHGHMPPSRQLNYIQVDLEGEPPCQALGSGGAQSQPQHQRLPPKKCGQQAPRRSECYAVIDLKKTAAMSNLQKALPRDDGTSRKTRHNSTDLPL, from the exons ATGGGGAGCTGTTGGAGCTGTCTGTACAGAGACCCCATCCGAGACAACCATCTCACCAAATTTAAG gtcaccaatgtggACGATGAGGGCAATGAACTGGGCTCTGGGATCATGGAGCTCACCCAGACCGAGCTCATTCTGCACACACGCAAAAGAGACGCCATTCGGTGGCCGTATCTCTGTCTGCGACGCTACGGCTACGACTCCAACCTGTTTTCTTTTGAGAGTGGTCGCCGCTGTCAGACTGGGCAGG GAATCTTTGCATTCAAGTGTTCTCGGGCAGAGGAGATCTTCAATCTGCTCCAGGAGCTGATGCAATGTAACAGCATCAACGTAGTGGAAGAGTCAATGATGATGACTCGCAGTGGTCACACACCAGAGATGGAAATGTCTCGCACGCCACAGACACCCAACA CTCCAGCATTTCCTGTTCAGGCTTTTCCAAATGGATACCCCGGTTATCCACTCAGAGGTGATTCTCAGCCTTCTCTAGCTGATGATCATGGGCATAGCTTGATGGGTTTGGAAGATCAG ACCCACACCTATGTAAATACTGTTACTATGGAGGGGGATCTCTCTATGCGTCACTGTGTGCACTCCCTACCTGAGGTGCGGCCCAGCACTTTCCCCGAAACAGCTCGGGGACCCATGCCTGTCGGGGGCCAAGGAAATACGCAGTCCAACCTGCGGTGCTGTCCCCTGGAGGAGCATAAAGACCCTCAGGTGTTCTTACAGCCGTCCTCACAGGAGGTCAAATTCATGCTGGGCCCCACTCCAGCACAACGCCATCTactggagagagagagggagagagagagggagagagagagggagagagagagggagagggagaggcaTGGGCACAATCCTCACAATCTTCAGCCAGTAGAGGGTGCAACAGGTTCAGAGACGGAAGGAGACGAGCCCTCTATGCACATGTGCAATTCTCTCTCCTATCATCATTTCCATCATCACACACATCGGCACCCAGGCCACGAGCATTCGGACAGCTGCCAGAGTGGGGAACTCACCTACGAGAACATCAACGGCCTGAGGAATGCCAGGAAGCAGCGGCTCAGTCCCAGCAGCGTGTCCCAATCTGTGggttccagtagcagcagcagcaccggGGACAGTCACTCCCACTCTCTCCTGCACCCACACCCCCACGGCCCAGCATCCCTACCTCCACAGGGGTATGCATGTGAGAGGGGCATGGGTGGAGGTCACCGTCGGACAGCTCTGCTTAACTATGAGAACTTGCCCTCTCTGCCCCCGGTCTGGGAGTACAGCGCCCTGCAGCGGGACgatgagcaggaggaagaggacgatGAGCAGGATGAGGAGgaatatgaagaagaggaggaggattttgatgAGTATGAGTTCTCAGAAGGGCCTGGGACACCCAATGGGTACCACCAGGATAGTCGGGGCATCCATAGAGACGCTCTGCAGAACTATGTCAACACAGAGCAGGTCCAGCCTCCCCGGCTCCGACACGCCTGCCCCCCGCATCCACGGCCATTTCAGCCCGACAGAGGGGGCCGGATATTTAGCTTTGATATCCGCAGACGATCACGGTCAGGTGTTGGAGGCTGTGAGCACGGCCACATGCCTCCATCGCGGCAGCTGAACTATATCCAGGTGGACCTAGAGGGAGAACCTCCCTGCCAAGCCCTCGGAAGCGGGGGTGCCCAGTCCCAGCCACAGCACCAGCGCCTACCACCCAAAAAATGTGGCCAACAGGCACCCCGGCGCAGTGAATGCTACGCAGTCATTGACCTAAAGAAGACAGCTGCCATGTCCAACCTGCAGAAAGCGCTGCCCAGGGATGATGGGACTTCCAGAAAGACTCGCCACAACAGCACAGACCTGCCTCTGTAA